A genomic segment from Streptomyces sp. NBC_00237 encodes:
- a CDS encoding sensor histidine kinase: MASLPPAPASLTFTPVLRVLRLCLHALLAGLLALAAVKAVAAGGPHAYAVVASALLMAGVYAAGTMSRSVGRSRRAAAWWLAALGVSWLLLLALSSDALWVAFPLYFLQLHLLPMRWGLSAVAVTAAAAISSFVLHGQQVTPGTFIGPLLGGAVAVATVLGYQALYRESERRRELIDELLSTRAELAEAERAAGTLAERERLAREIHDTLAQGLSSIQLLLRAAERALPADDPALGHIRQAREAAQDNLAEARRFVRALSPPDLEHGSLAAALERLCAPAPTPGGPAVQFGVSGTPVELPTPYEVALLRIAQSALANTVRHAKADRAEITLSFMETSVSLDIVDDGVGFDVGAVRRSPAPNASSASPSSPGSTASQASHASHASDGGFGLPAMRARARSLGGTLSVESAPGQGTAVAITLPLPGPPAAPIAGAVS; encoded by the coding sequence ATGGCTTCCCTCCCCCCGGCTCCGGCCTCCCTCACCTTCACGCCCGTCCTGCGCGTGCTGCGGCTCTGCCTGCACGCGCTGCTCGCCGGGCTGCTCGCCCTCGCCGCCGTCAAGGCGGTCGCCGCCGGGGGTCCGCACGCCTACGCGGTCGTGGCCTCGGCCCTGCTGATGGCCGGGGTGTACGCGGCCGGGACGATGAGCCGCTCCGTCGGCCGCTCGCGACGCGCCGCCGCCTGGTGGCTGGCGGCTCTCGGCGTCTCCTGGCTGCTCCTGCTCGCCCTGTCGTCCGACGCGCTGTGGGTGGCGTTCCCGCTGTACTTCCTCCAGCTGCATCTGCTGCCGATGCGCTGGGGGCTTTCGGCGGTGGCCGTCACCGCCGCCGCCGCGATCTCCAGCTTCGTCCTGCACGGGCAGCAGGTCACCCCGGGCACCTTCATAGGGCCGCTGCTGGGCGGGGCCGTGGCGGTGGCGACCGTACTGGGGTATCAGGCGCTCTACCGGGAGAGCGAGCGGCGGCGCGAGCTGATCGACGAGCTGTTGTCGACCCGCGCGGAGCTCGCGGAGGCCGAGCGGGCGGCGGGCACGCTCGCCGAGCGGGAGCGGCTCGCCCGCGAGATCCACGACACGCTCGCCCAGGGCCTCTCCAGCATCCAGCTCCTGCTGCGCGCCGCCGAACGCGCGCTGCCCGCCGATGACCCCGCCCTCGGGCACATCCGCCAGGCGCGCGAGGCCGCACAGGACAACCTCGCCGAGGCACGCCGTTTCGTACGGGCGCTGAGCCCGCCCGACCTGGAGCACGGGTCGCTGGCCGCGGCTCTGGAACGGCTGTGCGCGCCCGCTCCCACTCCTGGCGGCCCGGCCGTGCAGTTCGGGGTCAGCGGGACGCCGGTCGAACTGCCCACTCCGTACGAAGTCGCCCTGCTCCGCATCGCGCAGTCGGCCCTCGCGAACACGGTCCGGCACGCGAAGGCGGACCGCGCGGAGATCACGCTGAGCTTCATGGAGACGTCCGTCTCGCTCGACATCGTCGACGACGGGGTCGGTTTCGACGTGGGTGCGGTGCGCCGCTCGCCCGCCCCGAACGCCTCGTCAGCCTCACCCAGCTCGCCCGGCTCGACCGCCTCGCAAGCCTCGCACGCCTCACATGCCTCCGACGGCGGCTTCGGGCTGCCCGCGATGCGAGCGCGGGCCCGTTCGCTGGGCGGGACGCTGAGCGTGGAGTCCGCGCCGGGGCAGGGCACGGCCGTCGCGATCACCCTGCCGCTTCCCGGTCCCCCCGCCGCCCCCATCGCCGGAGCCGTCTCATGA
- a CDS encoding response regulator transcription factor, protein MSTPSPIRLLLADDHPVVRAGLRAVLDTEADFVVVQEASTAERAVELAAAGGIDVVLMDLQFGPDRMHGSEATAAIAGRPGAPRVLVLTTYDTDADILAAVEAGAAGYLLKDAPPEELASAVRTAAAGQSALAPAVAHRLMDRMRTPAEALTKRELEVLQLVGEGLSNQQISKALFLSQATVKSHLVHIYAKLGVDSRTSAVAAATARRLIRR, encoded by the coding sequence ATGAGCACGCCCTCTCCCATCAGGCTGCTGCTGGCCGACGACCATCCCGTCGTACGCGCCGGGCTGCGCGCGGTGCTCGACACGGAGGCCGACTTCGTGGTGGTCCAGGAGGCGTCGACGGCGGAGCGGGCGGTCGAGCTGGCTGCTGCGGGCGGGATCGACGTCGTACTGATGGACCTCCAGTTCGGGCCGGACCGGATGCACGGTTCGGAGGCGACGGCGGCCATCGCGGGGCGGCCCGGTGCTCCTCGGGTGCTGGTGCTGACCACGTACGACACCGACGCGGACATCCTCGCGGCGGTCGAGGCGGGGGCGGCGGGTTACCTGCTGAAGGACGCTCCGCCGGAGGAGCTGGCGTCGGCGGTCCGTACGGCGGCGGCCGGTCAGTCGGCGCTCGCCCCGGCGGTCGCGCACCGGCTGATGGACCGGATGCGGACACCTGCGGAGGCGCTCACCAAGCGCGAACTGGAAGTCCTCCAGCTCGTCGGAGAGGGCCTTTCCAACCAGCAGATCAGCAAGGCCCTCTTCCTCAGCCAGGCCACGGTCAAGTCCCACCTCGTGCACATCTACGCCAAGCTGGGCGTCGACTCGCGCACCTCGGCGGTCGCGGCGGCGACCGCGCGGAGGCTGATCAGGCGGTAG
- a CDS encoding DUF5955 family protein, which produces MLRSAEERCVTGAYSDPRVAELHTVVARLRRELAAHPAELSDRAIAEEELAGLAAMLLGGSPDVLRLRRSLLLIAGAIGSVSALAPGVGLVREAVESFGDGWAGAKE; this is translated from the coding sequence TTGTTGCGAAGCGCGGAGGAGCGATGCGTGACCGGTGCGTACAGCGATCCGAGGGTCGCGGAACTCCATACGGTCGTGGCCCGGCTCCGACGTGAACTCGCCGCGCACCCGGCCGAGTTATCCGACCGGGCCATCGCCGAGGAGGAGCTGGCCGGGCTCGCGGCGATGCTCCTGGGCGGCTCGCCCGACGTCCTGCGGCTGCGCCGCTCGCTGCTGCTGATCGCCGGGGCGATCGGCTCGGTGAGCGCGCTGGCCCCCGGGGTCGGGCTGGTGCGCGAGGCGGTCGAGAGCTTCGGGGACGGGTGGGCGGGGGCCAAGGAGTAG
- a CDS encoding NTP transferase domain-containing protein yields the protein MTQPPKPPAVAGLLLAAGGGRRLGGLPKALLEHRGRPLVEHAVRVLREGGCSQVYVVLGAAAAEVRERAELGGCVLVENPEWKLGMGSSLRAGLDSLARAGSWDAALTSLVDQPGIGPEAVARMLAAGGADPSAYRTGLTAASYDGKRGHPVLFGADRWDGIARTATGDRGARAYLKEHAAELTLVECGDAAQPYDIDLPEDLARLDGWSPGLHLP from the coding sequence ATGACGCAGCCCCCGAAGCCCCCCGCCGTCGCAGGTCTGCTCCTCGCCGCGGGCGGGGGACGCCGCCTGGGCGGCCTCCCCAAGGCGCTCCTCGAACACCGTGGCCGCCCCCTGGTGGAGCACGCGGTGCGGGTCCTGCGGGAGGGCGGATGCTCTCAGGTGTACGTCGTCCTGGGCGCGGCGGCGGCCGAGGTGCGCGAGCGCGCCGAGCTGGGCGGATGCGTGCTCGTCGAGAACCCGGAGTGGAAGCTGGGCATGGGCTCCTCTCTTCGGGCGGGCCTCGACTCCCTTGCGCGGGCGGGGAGTTGGGACGCCGCTCTGACCTCTCTGGTCGACCAGCCGGGCATCGGGCCCGAGGCCGTCGCCCGGATGCTGGCGGCGGGCGGCGCGGACCCTTCGGCGTACCGGACGGGGCTGACGGCAGCCTCGTACGACGGAAAGCGCGGGCACCCGGTGCTCTTCGGTGCCGACCGGTGGGACGGCATCGCGAGGACTGCGACCGGCGATCGCGGGGCACGCGCCTACCTGAAGGAGCACGCGGCGGAGCTGACGCTCGTCGAGTGCGGGGACGCGGCTCAGCCGTACGACATCGACCTGCCGGAGGATCTCGCCCGCCTCGACGGCTGGAGTCCCGGCCTCCACTTGCCGTGA
- the aceB gene encoding malate synthase A, whose product MSAPAPSPLAIVAAEPLPRQDEVLTDAALAFVAELHQRFTPRRDELLARRGERRAEIARTSSLDFLPETAAIREDDSWKVAPAPAALNDRRVEITGPTDQKMTINALNSGARVWLADFEDASAPTWENVVLGQRNLIDAYTRNIDFTDPKSGKSYALKDNAELATVVMRPRGWHLEERHLRDADGNSVPGALVDFGLYFFHNAKRLIELGKGPYFYLPKTESHLEARLWNEIFVFAQDYVGIEQGTVRATVLIETITAAYEMEEILYELREHAAGLNAGRWDYLFSIVKNFRDGGAKFVLPDRNAVTMTAPFMRAYTELLVRTCHKRGAHAIGGMAAFIPSRRDAEVNKVAFEKVKADKDREAGDGFDGSWVAHPDLVPIAMASFDAVLGEKPNQKERLREDVSVAAGDLIAIDSLDAKPTYGGLVAAVQVGTRYIEAWLRGLGAVAIFNLMEDAATAEISRSQIWQWINAGVVFENGEKATAELTRRIAAEELGKIRAEIGEEAFAAGKWQQAHDLLLTVSLDADYAEFLTLPAYEQLVG is encoded by the coding sequence ATGTCCGCACCAGCGCCGTCCCCGCTGGCCATCGTCGCCGCCGAGCCCCTGCCGAGGCAGGACGAGGTTCTGACCGACGCCGCCCTCGCGTTCGTGGCCGAGCTCCACCAGCGGTTCACCCCGCGACGCGACGAGCTGCTCGCCCGGCGCGGTGAGCGCCGCGCGGAGATCGCCCGTACGTCCTCGCTGGACTTCCTGCCGGAGACCGCCGCGATCCGTGAGGACGACTCCTGGAAGGTCGCTCCGGCCCCGGCCGCGCTGAACGACCGCCGGGTGGAGATCACCGGTCCGACCGACCAGAAGATGACCATCAACGCCCTCAACTCGGGCGCCCGGGTCTGGCTCGCCGACTTCGAGGACGCCTCGGCTCCCACCTGGGAGAACGTCGTCCTCGGCCAGCGCAACCTGATCGACGCGTACACCCGCAACATCGACTTCACGGACCCGAAGTCGGGCAAGTCGTACGCCCTGAAGGACAACGCCGAGCTCGCGACCGTCGTCATGCGGCCGCGCGGCTGGCACCTGGAGGAGCGTCACCTGCGCGACGCCGACGGGAACTCCGTCCCCGGTGCGCTCGTCGACTTCGGTCTGTACTTCTTCCACAACGCGAAGCGGCTCATCGAGCTCGGCAAGGGCCCGTACTTCTACCTGCCGAAGACGGAGTCGCACCTTGAGGCGCGGCTGTGGAACGAGATCTTCGTCTTCGCGCAGGACTACGTCGGGATCGAGCAGGGCACCGTCCGTGCGACCGTCCTGATCGAGACGATCACGGCCGCGTACGAGATGGAAGAGATCCTCTACGAGCTGCGTGAGCACGCGGCGGGGCTGAACGCGGGGCGTTGGGACTATCTCTTCTCGATCGTGAAGAACTTCCGCGACGGTGGGGCGAAGTTCGTTCTGCCGGACCGCAACGCGGTGACGATGACCGCCCCGTTCATGCGGGCGTACACCGAACTGCTGGTGCGTACGTGCCACAAGCGCGGCGCGCACGCGATCGGCGGCATGGCGGCGTTCATCCCGTCGCGGCGCGACGCGGAAGTCAACAAGGTCGCCTTCGAGAAGGTCAAGGCGGACAAGGACCGGGAGGCCGGGGACGGCTTCGACGGTTCGTGGGTCGCGCACCCGGACCTGGTGCCGATCGCGATGGCCTCGTTCGACGCGGTGCTCGGCGAGAAGCCGAACCAGAAGGAGCGGCTGCGGGAGGACGTGTCGGTCGCGGCCGGGGACCTCATCGCGATCGACTCGCTGGACGCGAAGCCGACGTACGGGGGGCTGGTCGCGGCGGTTCAGGTCGGTACGCGCTACATCGAGGCGTGGCTGCGGGGGCTCGGCGCCGTCGCCATCTTCAACCTGATGGAGGACGCGGCGACGGCGGAGATCTCGCGGTCGCAGATCTGGCAGTGGATCAACGCGGGTGTCGTCTTCGAGAACGGCGAGAAGGCGACGGCGGAGCTGACGCGGAGGATCGCGGCGGAGGAGCTGGGGAAGATTCGGGCGGAGATCGGCGAGGAGGCGTTCGCGGCGGGGAAGTGGCAGCAGGCGCATGATCTGCTGCTCACGGTTTCGCTGGATGCGGACTATGCGGAGTTCCTTACGTTGCCCGCTTATGAGCAGCTGGTCGGCTGA